A single genomic interval of Helianthus annuus cultivar XRQ/B chromosome 13, HanXRQr2.0-SUNRISE, whole genome shotgun sequence harbors:
- the LOC110899489 gene encoding transcription factor MYB15 isoform X2: MRSSTGLLRCGKSCRLRWMNYLRPGIKRGNFTSEENDIIIRLRSVHGNRWSLIATELPGRTDNEIKNHWNAHLRKGIETTGTHHNKPSKTKNVKKKKKMDDQKKTETTSQEKSTKVKVHDSDPTSSSSVSSSTSSKNESGASSTCTFDFEDADFDFAWSNWTQFLEVEGTSTMINGQEDECFLMDDGNIIIAKDDESLMFESLYDEYLNLLNNQEDVDEGN, translated from the exons ATGAGGAGTTCAACAG GGTTACTTAGATGCGGAAAGAGTTGTAGGTTGCGATGGATGAATTATCTTCGTCCGGGTATCAAGAGAGGAAACTTCACCTCCGAAGAGAACGACATCATAATCCGGCTACGGTCCGTACATGGTAACCGCTGGTCCCTCATCGCCACCGAGCTTCCTGGTCGAACCGATAACGAAATCAAGAACCACTGGAACGCTCACCTCCGGAAAGGGATTGAAACCACGGGCACCCACCACAACAAACCATCAAAAACCAAAaatgtgaaaaagaagaaaaaaatggACGATCAGAAGAAAACAGAAACCACAAGTCaagaaaagtcaacaaaagtcaaagtTCATGATTCTGATCCTACTTCTTCCTCTTCGGTGTCATCTTCAACCTCAAGCAAGAATGAGAGTGGTGCATCATCTACTTGTACATTTGACTTTGAAGATGCTGACTTTGACTTTGCATGGTCAAACTGGACGCAATTTTTGGAGGTAGAAGGTACAAGCACAATGATCAACGGTCAGGAAGATGAGTGTTTCCTAATGGACGATGGAAATATAATTATTGCAAAAGATGATGAAAGTTTGATGTTTGAGAGTCTTTATGATGAATATCTTAATCTTCTCAATAATCAAGAGGATGTGGATGAGGGTAACtaa
- the LOC110899489 gene encoding myb-related protein 308 isoform X1, with translation MGRTPCCSKVGLHRGAWSSEEDKLLINHIQTHGEGQWRSLPSKAGLLRCGKSCRLRWMNYLRPGIKRGNFTSEENDIIIRLRSVHGNRWSLIATELPGRTDNEIKNHWNAHLRKGIETTGTHHNKPSKTKNVKKKKKMDDQKKTETTSQEKSTKVKVHDSDPTSSSSVSSSTSSKNESGASSTCTFDFEDADFDFAWSNWTQFLEVEGTSTMINGQEDECFLMDDGNIIIAKDDESLMFESLYDEYLNLLNNQEDVDEGN, from the exons ATGGGAAGAACACCATGTTGTTCAAAGGTGGGTTTACACAGAGGTGCATGGTCCTCTGAGGAAGACAAACTCCTCATCAATCACATTCAAACTCATGGTGAAGGTCAATGGCGATCATTACCTTCTAAAGCTG GGTTACTTAGATGCGGAAAGAGTTGTAGGTTGCGATGGATGAATTATCTTCGTCCGGGTATCAAGAGAGGAAACTTCACCTCCGAAGAGAACGACATCATAATCCGGCTACGGTCCGTACATGGTAACCGCTGGTCCCTCATCGCCACCGAGCTTCCTGGTCGAACCGATAACGAAATCAAGAACCACTGGAACGCTCACCTCCGGAAAGGGATTGAAACCACGGGCACCCACCACAACAAACCATCAAAAACCAAAaatgtgaaaaagaagaaaaaaatggACGATCAGAAGAAAACAGAAACCACAAGTCaagaaaagtcaacaaaagtcaaagtTCATGATTCTGATCCTACTTCTTCCTCTTCGGTGTCATCTTCAACCTCAAGCAAGAATGAGAGTGGTGCATCATCTACTTGTACATTTGACTTTGAAGATGCTGACTTTGACTTTGCATGGTCAAACTGGACGCAATTTTTGGAGGTAGAAGGTACAAGCACAATGATCAACGGTCAGGAAGATGAGTGTTTCCTAATGGACGATGGAAATATAATTATTGCAAAAGATGATGAAAGTTTGATGTTTGAGAGTCTTTATGATGAATATCTTAATCTTCTCAATAATCAAGAGGATGTGGATGAGGGTAACtaa
- the LOC110901819 gene encoding uncharacterized protein LOC110901819, which yields MEIDNGITIPSVEALARRGVLVEDDGCSFCNEGIDSVSHIFTACPLALGLWEKISFWCCVRNFFVFSFKDLLELHSIGDRRKLEKEVLYGIIITACWILWKARNNLRFNGTNCNVEDIFSEVRATSFLWCKHRRFNGTKGKLAWADWCKFVNM from the coding sequence ATGGAGATAGATAATGGCATAACAATTCCTTCGGTGGAGGCTTTAGCCAGGAGGGGAGTTCTGGTTGAAGATGACGGTTGTAGTTTCTGTAACGAAGGCATAGACTCGGTTTCGCACATTTTCACGGCTTGCCCGTTGGCGTTGGGGTTATGGGAAAAGATTAGTTTTTGGTGTTGCGTTAGGAATTTTTTCGTGTTTTCCTTTAAAGATTTACTGGAGCTTCACTCGATTGGAGATAGAAGAAAGTTGGAGAAAGAGGTGCTTTACGGGATTATTATCACCGCCTGCTGGATTTTATGGAAGGCTAGGAACAATCTTCGTTTTAACGGGACAAATTGTAATGTCGAAGATATTTTTAGCGAGGTTCGGGCTACTAGTTTTCTCTGGTGTAAACATAGACGTTTTAACGGGACAAAAGGGAAGTTAGCGTGGgcggattggtgtaaatttgttaaTATGTAG